The genomic DNA CGTGCCTTTCCCCAGTTGAACCGCTTTCGCCCAGCCAGCGAAGCCGAGGGCGAAGTCGACTTCGGGTCCCGTCTTCGACAGGTGCCCAGGACCCAGCTCCTTGCGGGTTTCCTGGACGGCGTAGCCCATCGCAATCGCCGTCTCGATTGCGCGGGGCTCGCGGCTGGTGACCACGCGGGCAAAGGGCCCGATCTGGGAACCGACGACTCGTGCCAGATTCACGCCTGACTGCGACAAGTGCGGGTTGGGTTTCTCGCGGTGGCTGTGTCTCCGTACCTCGATGGTGCGCATCGCGCGTCCTCCGTGCGACGGCGTCTCATCGAACCTTGAGCGCCACGATCATGCCGTCTCGGATCGGCACCAAAGAGCAGGCGAAGTCGGGATCGGCGAAGAGCATCTCCGTGACCTTGCGCACTCCTTCGGTGTCCTCGTCGTTGTCATTCGGCTCGAAGATGCGCCCGTGCCACAGCATGTTGTCGATGATCAGCAATCCGCCGGCGCGGAGCTTCGGCTTGAGCACTGGGATGGAGGACGGATATCCCGCCTTGTCGATGTCGTTGAAGATGATGTCGAACACGTCGTCAGTGTGCCGAAGCGTCTCGACGGCTTCTCCGACGGTGTAGCGCACGTCCGAGTCGAGACCCGCCTCGGCGAGATAGCGCCTCGCCTTCGACGACAAACCTTCGTCCCACACGACGTGGTGCACGACCCCGCCGCCGTTCTCCCACACGGCGCGGGCGAACCAAGCCGTCGAGTAGCCGTAACCGCTTCCCATCTCAAAGACACGGCGCGCGCCGATGGACCTGGCTAACAGATAGCAGAACTGCCCCGCTGCGGGCCCGATGATCGGGAACCTGGTCTGCCGCGCCTCCTCCTCCATTGCCGTTAACACTGGGTTCCCGTGCGCGGACAGATTCGTCAGGTACGCGTTGACTGCGGCAAACTCCATGTGCTGTCCCTCACCGTTCAAACCAGACACAGGCAGTGGCATTGTCTTGCGACCGAAAGCCGGTGTCAACCCGCGCGACATCGTC from Candidatus Poribacteria bacterium includes the following:
- a CDS encoding O-methyltransferase, giving the protein MEFAAVNAYLTNLSAHGNPVLTAMEEEARQTRFPIIGPAAGQFCYLLARSIGARRVFEMGSGYGYSTAWFARAVWENGGGVVHHVVWDEGLSSKARRYLAEAGLDSDVRYTVGEAVETLRHTDDVFDIIFNDIDKAGYPSSIPVLKPKLRAGGLLIIDNMLWHGRIFEPNDNDEDTEGVRKVTEMLFADPDFACSLVPIRDGMIVALKVR
- a CDS encoding phosphoglycerate mutase family protein: MRTIEVRRHSHREKPNPHLSQSGVNLARVVGSQIGPFARVVTSREPRAIETAIAMGYAVQETRKELGPGHLSKTGPEVDFALGFAGWAKAVQLGKGTRRFARKQRKLWALIAKELPDGESALIIGHEGIAEAGAVECFPDRDHAAWGPNCGFCEGVRLTFDGKRFTDIVVLRVEPDGSA